One window of the Cydia splendana chromosome 18, ilCydSple1.2, whole genome shotgun sequence genome contains the following:
- the LOC134799446 gene encoding G-protein coupled receptor Mth2-like produces MSNHNNRKLCFILLTVVSATLGMNKSSSYCCSGDEEIWVDDDGLNQCLDTKMNATTKITLACFDNMTAILTNNSHFPVKLGDGGRLIIMEDELAELTSVEKGDFCLGQQTDNGTLIPSVVLICLDAEEEEVISQDLLGYFMAVSSVFLVLTALVYLALPELRDLQGKSIVSLCISLAIANILMCILKVMAYENMTWCAIRGFFAYYFIISSFFWMNAIAVQILHNIKRSTICSYGWKEFLWYALYGWGVPALFTIILLIVNYTPGRHEKPGIGHTHCWFHDLRRIWIYMYSVMAILIAANVAIFVYASIFLWKHTFSSTHLKALRYKFTMMLRLFVIMGLPWIFEMVTSLTPVHIVGVILDIINCLQGLIIFVILVVFRRRVIKALHKRRALCCLNEWAEKYLALADDEENDMVTHTMVVPMEEK; encoded by the exons ATGTCGAATCATAACAATCGAAAATTATGCTTCATTCTCTTGACGGTCGTCAGTGCGACGTTGGGGATGAATAAGAGTTCCAGCTACTGTTGCTCCGGAGATGAAGAAATCTGGGTGGACGACGATGGCCTCAACCAATGCTTAGACACCAAGATGAATGCCACGACGAAGATCACTCTCGCGTGCTTTGACAACATGACTGCGATATTGACAAACAACTCACACTTCCCGGTTAAGCTGGGGGATGGAGGTAGACTGATAATTATGGAGGATGAGCTGGCTGAATTAACTTCTGTTGAAAAAGGCGA TTTCTGCCTAGGACAGCAGACGGACAACGGGACATTGATACCGTCAGTGGTCCTGATCTGCTTAGACGCGGAAGAAGAAGAGGTCATCAGTCAAGACCTGCTGGGATACTTCATGGCAGTGTCCAGTGTCTTCCTTGTACTTACTGCTCTAGTCTACTTGGCTCTTCCAGAACTTAG AGACCTGCAGGGAAAAAGCATAGTCAGCTTATGCATCAGTCTCGCTATTGCCAATATACTAATGTGTATACTTAAGGTGATGGCCTACGAGAATATGACGTGGTGTGCAATCAGag GATTTTTTGCATATTACTTCATAATATCAAGTTTTTTCTGGATGAACGCGATAGCTGTACAAATTTTACATAACATCAA GCGTTCAACAATTTGCAGTTACGGTTGGAAGGAGTTCTTATGGTACGCCCTGTACGGGTGGGGGGTTCCCGCCCTCTTTACAATTATATTGCTCATTGTTAACTACACACCGGGTCGCCACGAGAAACCGGGGATAGGCCACACTCATTGTTGGTTTCATG ATCTGCGACGCATATGGATTTACATGTACAGTGTTATGGCGATTCTGATAGCGGCGAATGTGGCCATATTTGTGTATGCTTCAATTTTCTTGTGGAAGCACACATTCTCTTCGACACACTTAAAGGCCTTGCGATACAA GTTCACAATGATGTTACGGCTGTTTGTAATCATGGGTTTGCCGTGGATATTCGAGATGGTCACCTCATTGACACCAGTTCACATTGTTGG GGTGATTCTGGACATAATCAACTGTCTCCAAGGGCTGATAATCTTCGTGATTCTGGTGGTGTTTAGAAGGCGGGTGATCAAGGCACTGCACAAGAGAAGAGCACTGTGCTGTCTGAATGAATGGGCTGAGAAATACTTGGCATTGGCGGACGACGAAGAAAATGATATGGTCACGCACACCATGGTCGTGCCCATGGAGGAAAAATGA